acccagatgtcacccttgggccaaaaagtttgcccacccgaTTCAGAGGATGGAACTGTAATGAAGGGGGGGGATGGTATTTAAAGCCTTGTTAAAGCCTTCAGTGGGGCATCAAGCTAAGGAGCCTGATTGAACACTTCACAGCATTTCTTCTAATCTTGTTTTAGATGCTGATCTTGGTTTCTTTGGAACTGCAAGAAGCTGTTTAATGAAGCAGAAACATAGAATGATTGCAGAAAGAAAAGCACAAGCAGAAGCAAAAGACTAAGCTCAAATCCTCAGTGGGTAGTATTTGAAGTTTAAGGTTTGAATACTGTATTATGTGatgggtttcagagtggtagctgtgttactCATTGTATTATGTGAATCTTCCAATGTACCTGGATGCTGAGGCTATGAGTTGCATTACTCAACTGTACAATAAAGCATTTGCAGAGAACATCTCTGCCAAATAACTACGTTTTAGAACTGATGATGCTGTCAGCCTTGTTAAGAGGGGAATGTATTAGCATAACTATCAATGACACTTTATAAAGAAATAAGCAAAAACATTGGCAGTACTCATCCTTGCAGTGCAGaacacagcagcattcccttaTCAGCACAGTCATGCACACTACTAGAAAAAGTGCTCTGGACAGCAGACTGCAAGCAAAGTTGTTCATCTTTATAAACTAAGCAGGAAGACTTCCCTTGGTTTGGCATGAAAGCTTGAACTAAGATTATCTGAGATCACTTGAGTAGAAGATAACTCAGGGAGCCCTTTCATGGTCAAATATGTCAATGGATCAAAGGTTTTTTACATTAATGTTTTAAATAGCTTAAGTCCATAAATCTCTGCTTGACTTTTCCCTTGGTCTCTTTGAGAAAGGCAGCTCAGTGCTTGAGAGCAGAGCACCTTTAGCCATGTTCAGTGGTTTTGAGGGTTTTAACTGCTTGCAAGCAGATGACTTGGAGTTTATTTTCCCCCCTTAAACATTATTTGTCCTTCAGTACTAATGCTCTGTATAGAACTCAGCCATTGATTGTATCTGTGTACATTTCTTTCTACCTTGAGATTTCCAGTTTGCTCTGAGAAAACACTAATGGGATGCATTTTTATTTCAGGTGTTTGAAGGTAATTACCACAGTTCTCTTCAGATAAAGTTGCTTTTAACAGCTTTAGTGACTAGCCCTGTGAATCACTACTGCTGTATTGAAGTATTATCCCATCCTTGACTGTCAGAAAATTTAGGTTGCCTTCTATGGGTGGCCCTATGGAACTGATAGCTTGTAAGTACTTAAATTATTTGTAAAGACTACTTTTGTCTAGAAGTGTACACACATTGCCACTTCACCAGTGGTTTATTAGTTTTACTAGTTCCTATGTATGGTCTACATTAGTTGGTCTGTCAGACTGACTTTTAATGAAAGCTACCATCAGATCCCACAGAACAAGTTAGTTTTATCTGATCTCATTTCTAGAGCAGCATACCCCCTTTAGTAGTGAGAAGTTTCAGTCTGGGCCCACATCAGTGAGTAGTGGGTATCTTTACACTAACTCCCAACAACAGTATTGTTTTAGACATACAACCTCAAAGATCTTCTGGTTTCTTTCAGCATCACTTACAGGGGAGTCTTCAGTGCTTTACTTGCATTTGATCTctgcttccattttttaaaaacaaagtcttccaaaaaattaatcatgactGTTTGTTTCAGTAATCCTATTACATGCTGATCATTCAAACCTAATTCACTTAATCTTTTCTCTGAGGAAAAAGTTTCCTCTGTCCCACCAGTTATTGTAAGTTGTTGAACAAGCAAGTGCTGCTGTCACTGAATTCATTTGTTTGGGCAAGTcaatcaggggaaaaaaaaaaacttacttttCAAGTagcaagtttttaaaaagtcattcagATGTTTAGCATATAAAGGATGTCAAAAGTAACTGGCTACTGTATCACATTTAGCATATGTTCAGCTGAACCTTTCACTGTACCCATACCTTTCATGGGCAGAGATTTCACTTAAACACAGAAATCCACATTGTAAGCTGAATCTGCATCCCCCCTCCAATGGATTAAAAATCCACCAAACTCTTGTTCATTTATCACTTTATTTTGTACAAAAACATTTAAGTAGTTGCCACAGCAGCCGCCTGGGTTCTCTGCACTGAAACTCTGGTGTGGGTCTTAGCCAGATGATCAGTGAATTCCTGCAAAAGAATGAGACATTTCACTGCCTTGAACCAAATGATGTTGGAGGCCTCACTGTACAGCAGATCCATTTTAAACTAGAGACTGAGTTTTGACAAACTTAATTGCATCTTTCCCTGAACCCTCcaagcttcctccctccccattttatTCTCTAGCTAGCTTGGCATCCAGGAAATACCAATGACCAacttggagagagtccaggggagcaacaaaaacaataaaaaggttaaaaactaAGTATATTTAAGCTTGAAAAAAGCctgggggacctgataagtcttcagatatATTATGggcttttataaagaggacaatgatGGTTGTTCTcagtccactgaagataggacaagtagtattgggcttaatatgcagcaaggaaaatttaggttagatactaggaaaaCCAACTAAGGGTAGTTATGGACTGGAATCCCAATCAGTGAAggtttaagaacaagttagacaaaacctgtcagggattgttTAGGTATACCtgagtcctgcctcagcacaggggctgaACAAAATGACTTCTCAAAGTctcttccaggcctacatttctatgattctatatgaaaCCACATCCTCACTTTATTAACTGCAATAGACATTTTAAGGAAGTCCACTCCTAATGAAGTCAGCCTTCAGGAGTTTGGCATGATGAACTCTGAGATGAACAAATGCACTGATTTAATTCTTACCTGATATGGAGACTTGGTGAACACAGTCTCCTTCCAGAGGTCAGGGGTCAGATAACTGTAGGTCTTGGAGATCGCATCAAAGGTGGCTTTAGCTATTGAGAAAAGTCAGACATTGCACTGTGTTACACAGTACCAATGAGAGGCCCCAACAAAGCTGGGactccattgtgcaaggcacAATACAGACAGCAAAAGCCAGTGCCTGCCTCAGAATTTAATGGCAGGCAATCTAGAAAACATGTAGAGTCTGAAAAGGAACAGGGAGACCATATCACACGGTCCCTCTGCCGTGCATACTgaactcattttctctctctctctaatgacGACAATTACACTACTTCACCAAGTGTAATTGAGCAGAGCTGAGAGAATTTTGAACAGAACACACAGGAGGAGGACACTTCATAATTCAATGCCTCAAAGCCTTTATTACAAGACATTAACTTCAGAATAAATTTTGGTAGGATCAGTCTGCACTGAACAATCTGGTAGTATATGGAGCTCAATTCCAGTTTGATAAGGGCTTTAACAGCTAAAATAAGTATTAAATAAAACAGGTAATTTAGTCATCCACTGGGACTATATTACAAAGGCACCCAAAATGGCCAGAGGCACAGTATGATTTTAAGACAGTTTAAACTGCTAACAAATTGGACATCTGGCCCAAAATGTAACTTACCAAAGTTGCCCAGTGTAGCAGTACAACCCCTAGCTGAAGTATAGCAGTCATCAATTCCAGCCATCATCAGCAGTTTCTTTGGAACAGGGGCAGATACAATTCCTGTACCACGGGGTGCTGGGATCAGACGCACCAGAACAGATCCACAACGACCAGTAACCTAAACAAAACAGCAGGTTACATTCAACTAATCTATGAGAATATTTAATCTCTGATAACTCCTTCATGCTTTGAAGTGCAGCAGAGCTACAGTGAAGCAAATTAGTCTTTACCTTGCAAGGTACAGTATGAGGCTTGCCAATCTTGTTACCCCAGTAGCCTCGTCGTACTGGTACAATGGATAGTTTAGCCAAGATGATTGCCCCACGAATAGCAGTGGCTACTTCTTTGGAGCACTTTACACCAAGGCCGACATGACCATTGTAGTCACCAATAGCAACAAAAGcctaaaattaaaagaaaagcttTTTAGCTGCGTGTCCATGTTGCACTTACAAACCTCCTTTCAATAAGAACATACTCTATCAGCCTTTTCCCACCTCAGACTACATCCAGCAGATTTTGCCTCTTGGTTATGATAGAGTCTTATCTCCATCAGAATCTGAAAATCTCCAGTCTTTCAAACTTATTGTACACCTCTTGCAGCAGATTCTGCACTGCAACTCCAGAAATGTAAAGAGGCCATTAAAGGCAGCAGATTTTTTCAATGGGGCAATACCCCCAACTATGCCACCATCCTTGCAGCTCCCCAtacagcaggggtggctggaACACTGCTACCTTCCATTTACTCAGTTACACACCACTCCAGCCAAGTATAAATTACAGGAACTCCAACTACCCAAGTTTGTACCAGGCAACTGGTAGGCTGTTAAACCAACTTTTACCCCCAAACCCTGTTCCTAAGCCAAGGACAGTTCAGGTTGAAGAGAGAATTGGGGATCTTGATTCTTGAATACCCTCTGCAGCCACCTCCTGGTCAGAAGGCTGCATTTGAACACCTCAATGAAAAAAACTGGCCACACAGCATTCCCTCTTTTGGGCCAAATACAGTGTCTCCACAACACTCAGTTCCTGGTGAACCATACCAGTATCATGCAATATAAATTAATTGTGAATTTTTGTAAGAGCTATTTATAAGGCTACATTCAGAAGGTTACAACTGGTATTCAATAAATAATTAACAACAGTGAACTTATGAGCTGACTTCTGTATATTTGGTAGGTGGTCTCATGAACATCTATGATTTGCCATCTAATAATTCCTATACCACCTAATGTCATGAACACCAGTGAAAGTAACTAGATTCTTTACTATCCAACAATATATAACCAGGAGAATAAGTATCACATCAGCCAAAAGATGGATTTGCTTCCAATTTAGTCAAGAGTGAAAAGCTACCTTGAACCTGGTACGCTGACCAGCACGAGTCTGTTTCTGGACAGGCATGATTTTCAGAACCTCATCCTTCAGGGAAGATACCAGAAAGAAGTCGATGATTTCTGATTCCTGCAGGAAGCAAAGTAACTTAGTCAATCACAGTTCAAAAAGCTACCCATTACCTCATGACAGACTTAAGATGGTATTGATAAGCTTCCTGCAACACAGCACAGAAATGAACAATTCTATGTACCAATATGAGTGATAGTATTAACATATTTTAAGGCAAGATTTGAATAATCTACTATAGAAAATGCAAGTTTTTAAATATTCAAACTATATCATATAATGCACAGTACAATCCAATGTGCTTGAGTCATAAATTCTATTTGCGTTTTGaaacctgtattttccactttctTCAGAACACAGCTGCTGCATTGTATCAGGCATACATGCCTATTCCCAATAACTCGAAGGAAGGCAGGAGACAATCCACTTGAGACAACTGTCATGTTCTATCACAAGGGAGCAGATGAATCCCATCTACTGTCAACCATTTAAGCCCTAAAGTAGGACGATCTTTATAATCAGAACTTCCCAACTGGCTAATGCAACACCTGTTACATTTGCAAATCAAGTTATTTTTATCATATATTAGTATGCACTCTAATTCTGAGACACCTACACAATTCATATAGGCTTACCTTGATTGGAAGGGAGAAGAGATAAATCTCTTCAAGAGACTTGATTTTCATATCCTTGACTAGGCGACCAAGTTTGGTGACAGGAATCCACTgtaaacaagaaaacaaacaataaatgTCAGTGACAATCCAGGGTGTCATAAGCATACAAGAATTATGCTGTataagtttttattttttctttagctTTATCAGTAACATGCattttatcattaaagtgcaacagCAGTGGAAAAAACTGCTTTATGTAAGAACTTGTACCAATTTTCTATTATTAATCACACAACTATCAAAGTATAACAGAGCTCCCAGTTTTAACAATGCATTTGTCATTGGTGTCCACATGTGACCATTAACCCATGTAAACTTCAAAAAACATTAAACACAGATACATGTCTTAGAACTACAGAGAGAAAGAAGGCCCAGTCTTTAAAGACTGGGTAAAGATAGCACGGTTGACAAATTGATTTACTTCTTTGTCTTCAGCTTT
The nucleotide sequence above comes from Mauremys reevesii isolate NIE-2019 linkage group 10, ASM1616193v1, whole genome shotgun sequence. Encoded proteins:
- the RPS2 gene encoding 40S ribosomal protein S2, which codes for MADDAGAAAAGGAGAAGGAARGGFRGGFGSGLRGRGRGRGRGRGRGRGARGKAEDKEWIPVTKLGRLVKDMKIKSLEEIYLFSLPIKESEIIDFFLVSSLKDEVLKIMPVQKQTRAGQRTRFKAFVAIGDYNGHVGLGVKCSKEVATAIRGAIILAKLSIVPVRRGYWGNKIGKPHTVPCKVTGRCGSVLVRLIPAPRGTGIVSAPVPKKLLMMAGIDDCYTSARGCTATLGNFAKATFDAISKTYSYLTPDLWKETVFTKSPYQEFTDHLAKTHTRVSVQRTQAAAVATT